A genomic window from Prunus persica cultivar Lovell chromosome G2, Prunus_persica_NCBIv2, whole genome shotgun sequence includes:
- the LOC18784935 gene encoding ARF guanine-nucleotide exchange factor GNOM has translation MGRLKLQNGIKAIDEEPGNCDATYSKKDTLACIINSEIGAVLAVMRRNVRWGGRYISGDDQLEHPLIQSLKVLRKQIFSWQHQLHTINPAAYLQPFLDVIRSDETGAPITGVALSSVYNILTLDVIDQNSVNVEDAMHLLVDAITGCRFEVTDPASEEVVLMKILQVLLACMKSKASVILSNQHVCTIVNTCFRIVHQAGTKGELLQRIARHTMHELVRCIFSHLPDVQNTERALSNGNNTINREIAGINNEYPSGSRQLENGNVSSEFDSQLLSTNPALNASSGLVESGMDEKTTGASSGKETVQYDSRLMAEPFGVPCMVEIFNFLCSLLNVVEHIGMGPRSNTISFDEDVPLFALGLVNSAIELGGSSIQNHPKLLSLVQDELFQNLMQFGLSMSPLILSMVCSIVLNLYHHLRTELKLQLEAFFSCVILRLAQSRYGASYQQQEVAMEAVVDFCRQKTFMVEMYANLDCDITCSNAFEDLANLLSKSAFPVNFPLSSIHILALDGLIAIIQGMAERSGNGSVSSAETLTNLEEYTPFWLMKCDDYSDPNHWVPFVRRRKYIKRRLMIGADHFNHDPKKGLEFLQGTHLLPDKLDPESVACFFRYTSGLDKNLVGDFLGNHDEFCIQVLHEFAGTFDFQDMNLDTALRLFLETFRLPGESQKIQRVLEAFSERYYEQSPQILANKDAALLLSYSIIMLNTDRHNVQVKKKMTEEDFIRNNRHINGGDDLPREFLSELYHSICKNEIRTTPEQGASFPEMTPSRWIDLIHKSKKNAPFIVSNFRPHLDQDMFAIMSGPTIAAISVVFDHAEHEEIYQTCIDGFLSVAKIAACYHLEDVLDDLVVSLCKFTTLLNPSVDEPVLAFGDDPKARMSTVTVFTIANTYGDYIRTGWRNILDCILRLHKLGLLSACVASEAAGDSEVSADTGHGNPITNSLSSVHMPSVSTPRRSSGLMGRFSQLLSLDTEEPRSQPTEEELAAHQRTLQTVQKCHIDGIFSDSKFLQAESLLQLAQALIWAGGRPHKGSSSPEDEDTGVFCLELLIAITLNNRDRIMLLWQIVYEHISNIVQSTVMPCALVEKAVFGLLRICQRLLPYKENLADELLRSLQLVLKLDARVADAYCEQITQEVGRLVKANASHIRSQLGWRIITSLLSITARHPEASEAGFDALFFIMSDGTHLLPANYVLCVDASRQFAESRVGEVDRSVCALDLMAGSVDCLARWVCEAKQSMNDEEAVKMSQDIGKMSQDIGEMWLRLVQGLRKVCLDQREEVRNHALSLLRKCLTGVDGIPLPPGLWLQCFDMVIFTMLDDLLEIAQRHSPKDYRNMEGTLILALKLLSKVFLQLLPDLSQLTTFCKLWLGVLSRMEKYMKVKIGGKKSDKLRDQVPELLKNTLLVMILRGVLVERSDLGDDSLWELTWRLVNNIAPSLQSEIFRDPILEQSETKQGETGGVSEATGTLLPTDTTSAEGSGS, from the exons ATGGGGCGTCTGAAGCTGCAAAATGGAATCAAGGCAATTGACGAAGAACCCGGGAACTGTGATGCAACATATTCTAAAAAAGATACTTTAGCATGCATCATTAATTCAGAAATAGGCGCTGTATTAGCGGTTATGAGGAGGAATGTAAGATGGGGAGGACGTTATATATCAGGTGATGATCAGCTGGAACACCCTCTAATCCAATCTTTAAAGGTGTTACGGAAGCAAATATTTTCGTGGCAGCATCAGTTGCATACCATCAATCCTGCTGCATATCTTCAGCCATTTTTGGATGTGATTAGATCAGATGAAACTGGTGCGCCAATCACTGGTGTGGCGTTGTCATCTGTTTACAATATCTTAACGCTTGATGTGATCGATCAAAATTCCGTAAATGTTGAAGATGCCATGCATTTGTTAGTTGATGCGATCACTGGCTGCCGATTTGAGGTGACTGATCCTGCATCAGAAGAAGTGGTACTGATGAAGATACTACAGGTTCTTCTGGCTTGCATGAAGAGTAAAGCGTCTGTTATATTGAGTAATCAGCATGTTTGCACTATAGTGAATACATGTTTCCGTATAGTCCATCAAGCAGGAACAAAAGGTGAGTTGTTGCAACGGATAGCTCGCCACACTATGCATGAACTGGTTAGATGTATTTTCTCACACCTTCCAGATGTTCAGAACACTGAACGTGCATTGTCAAATGGAAACAATACCATCAACCGAGAG aTTGCTGGGATAAATAATGAGTACCCTTCTGGGAGTAGACAATTGGAGAATGGCAACGTGAGTTCTGAGTTTGACAGTCAGCTTTTATCCACAAATCCTGCCTTGAATGCTTCCTCAGGTCTTGTAGAATCTGGGATGGATGAAAAGACAACTGGGGCTTCTAGTGGGAAGGAGACTGTTCAATATGACTCGCGTCTCATGGCTGAGCCGTTTGGGGTCCCCTGTATGGTGGAAATATTTAACTTTCTGTGCTCTTTGTTAAATGTGGTCGAGCATATCGGTATGGGTCCCAGATCTAATACCATATCGTTTGATGAAGATGTGCCTCTTTTTGCCTTGGGATTGGTTAATTCTGCAATAGAGTTGGGTGGGTCCTCAATTCAGAACCACCCCAAGTTATTAAGTTTGGTTCAGGATGAATTGTTTCAAAATCTGATGCAGTTTGGCCTATCAATGAGTCCACTTATTCTTTCAATGGTATGCAGCATTGTTCTCAATTTGTATCACCATCTGCGCACTGAACTAAAGCTACAGCTTGAGGCATTCTTTTCTTGCGTGATATTGAGGCTTGCGCAAAGCAGGTATGGGGCTTCTTATCAGCAGCAGGAGGTTGCCATGGAGGCTGTTGTTGACTTCTGCAGGCAGAAAACTTTCATGGTGGAGATGTACGCTAACTTAGATTGTGACATAACCTGCAGTAATGCCTTTGAAGATCTTGCTAATCTGTTGTCAAAGAGTGCATTCCCTGTTAATTTCCCGTTGTCATCAATTCACATTCTTGCTTTGGATGGTCTTATTGCTATTATTCAGGGAATGGCAGAGAGGTCAGGTAACGGATCAGTTAGTTCTGCTGAGACTCTCACAAATCTTGAAGAGTATACCCCATTCTGGTTGATGAAGTGTGACGACTACAGTGATCCTAATCATTGGGTTCCATTTGTTCGCCGAAGGAAATACATAAAGAGAAGGCTGATGATTGGAGCCGATCATTTTAACCATGACCCAAAGAAAGGGCTGGAGTTCCTGCAAGGAACTCATCTCTTGCCTGACAAACTTGATCCTGAAAGCGTGGCCTGTTTTTTCAGGTACACTTCTGGGTTGGACAAGAATCTTGTTGGGGATTTCCTGGGAAACCATGATGAGTTTTGTATTCAGGTTCTTCATGAATTTGCTGGTACCTTTGATTTTCAAGATATGAATTTGGATACTGCTCTCCGACTTTTTTTGGAGACGTTTCGGCTGCCTGGAGAATCACAAAAGATACAAAGGGTGCTTGAAGCGTTTTCAGAGAGATATTATGAGCAATCACCACAAATTCTAGCTAACAAGGATGCTGCCCTCCTGTTATCATATTCGATTATAATGCTCAACACAGATCGACACAATGTTCAggtaaagaagaagatgacggAGGAGGATTTCATTCGGAATAATCGGCACATCAATGGAGGTGATGATCTACCTCGAGAATTCCTGTCAGAGCTTTACCACTCAATATGCAAGAATGAGATCCGCACAACTCCTGAACAAGGCGCTAGTTTTCCTGAAATGACCCCAAGCCGTTGGATTGATTTAATACACAAATCCAAGAAGAATGCTCCATTCATTGTATCCAATTTCAGACCCCACCTTGACCAGGATATGTTTGCTATAATGTCGGGCCCTACAATTGCTGCCATCTCTGTGGTATTTGATCATGCAGAACATGAAGAGATTTACCAAACATGCATTGATGGATTTTTATCTGTTGCAAAGATTGCAGCATGCTATCATCTTGAAGATGTGCTGGACGACCTGGTTGTGTCTCTTTGTAAGTTCACAACCCTTTTAAACCCATCTGTTGACGAACCTGTGTTGGCGTTTGGCGATGACCCAAAAGCTAGAATGTCAACTGTGACCGTTTTCACAATTGCTAATACATATGGTGATTACATTCGCACGGGTTGGAGAAACATTCTTGACTGCATCTTAAGATTACACAAGCTTGGTCTTCTTTCAGCTTGTGTAGCGAGTGAAGCAGCTGGTGATTCGGAGGTTTCCGCTGACACAGGTCATGGCAACCCCATAACCAATTCTCTATCTTCTGTTCATATGCCCTCTGTGAGTACTCCTAGGAGATCCTCTGGATTGATGGGCCGGTTTAGTCAGCTCCTATCTCTTGACACAGAGGAGCCGAGATCGCAGCCTACTGAAGAAGAACTTGCTGCTCATCAACGCACCCTTCAGACAGTTCAAAAGTGCCACATTGATGGCATTTTTTCTGATAGCAAGTTTCTGCAGGCTGAATCCCTCTTGCAACTTGCGCAAGCACTGATCTGGGCTGGAGGACGACCTCACAAAGGGAGCAGCTCACCCGAGGATGAAGATACTGGAGTTTTTTGTTTGGAGTTGCTGATTGCTATTACCTTAAATAATAGGGATAGGATTATGCTTCTTTGGCAGATTGTGTATGAGCACATATCAAACATTGTTCAGTCAACTGTGATGCCTTGTGCGCTGGTAGAGAAGGCTGTTTTTGGACTTCTTCGGATTTGCCAGCGGCTGCTTCCCTATAAAGAGAACCTTGCGGATGAACTTTTGAGGTCACTGCAACTTGTCTTGAAGCTTGATGCACGGGTTGCTGATGCGTACTGTGAGCAAATTACACAGGAAGTTGGCCGCCTTGTGAAAGCAAATGCCTCGCACATAAGATCACAATTGGGGTGGCGCATAATTACGTCATTGCTCTCAATCACTGCTCGGCACCCGGAAGCTTCTGAGGCTGGATTTGATGCGCTGTTCTTCATTATGTCTGATGGAACTCACTTGTTGCCAGCCAATTATGTTCTATGTGTTGATGCATCAAGACAGTTTGCTGAGTCTCGTGTTGGGGAGGTAGACCGATCTGTGTGTGCACTTGATCTAATGGCGGGATCTGTTGATTGTTTAGCAAGGTGGGTATGTGAGGCTAAGCAATCTATGAATGATGAGGAAGCTGTGAAAATGTCTCAAGATATCGGGAAAATGTCTCAAGATATCGGGGAAATGTGGTTGCGGCTTGTTCAGGGATTGAGAAAAGTTTGTTTAGACCAGAGAGAAGAGGTTAGGAACCATGCTCTGTCCTTGTTACGGAAGTGCTTGACTGGAGTGGATGGGATCCCTCTTCCACCTGGTCTTTGGTTGCAGTGCTTTGATATGGTGATCTTCACAATGCTTGATGACTTGCTTGAAATTGCACAGAGACACTCCCCAAAGGACTACCGGAACATGGAAGGCACACTTATCCTTGCCTTGAAGCTCTTGTCCAAAGTTTTTCTGCAGCTTCTACCTGACCTATCACAGTTAACAACTTTCTGCAAATTATGGCTGGGCGTTCTCAGTCGAATGGAAAAATATATGAAGGTGAAAATTGGGGGGAAGAAAAGTGATAAGCTTCGGGACCAAGTACCTGAGCTACTTAAGAACACCTTGCTTGTAATGATTTTAAGGGGAGTTCTTGTGGAGAGAAGTGATTTAGGAGATGATAGCTTGTGGGAGCTGACATGGCGACTTGTAAATAACATTGCTCCATCCTTGCAGTCTGAGATTTTCCGTGATCCAATTTTAGAGCAGTCAGAGACTAAACAAGGTGAAACAGGAGGAGTTTCTGAAGCAACGGGTACTTTACTTCCAACTGATACGACTTCTGCTGAAGGTTCCGGCAGTTAA
- the LOC18785443 gene encoding ARF guanine-nucleotide exchange factor GNOM, translating to MGRLKLQSGIKAIEEEPEDCDATYSNKATLACIINSEIGSVLAVMRRNVRWGGRYTSGDDQLEHSLIQSLKALRKQIFSWQHQWHTINPAVYLQPFLDVIRSDETGAPITGVALSSVYNILTLDVMDQNSVNVEEAMHLLVDATTSCRFEVTDPASEEVVLMKILQVLLACMKSKASVMLSNQHVCTIVNTCFRIVHQAGTKGELLQRIARHTMHELVRCIFSHLPDVNDTERALLNGSNTVTQEIAGLNNEYSFGNRQLENGNLSSGYDGQPLSTNPASNSSSGLVASVIDENKIGDSTGKDAVQYDLHLMTEPYGVPCMVEIFHFLCSLLNISEHMGMGPRSNTIEFDEDVPFFALVLINSAIELGGSYIQNHPKLLSLVQDELFRNLMQFGLSTSPIILSMVCSIVLNLYHHLRTELKLQLEAFFSCVILRLAQSRYGASYQQQEVAMEALVDFCRQKTFMVEMYANLDCDITCSNVFEELANLLSKSAFPVNCPLSSIHILALDGLIAVIQGMAERVGNGSVSSEHTPVHLEEYTPFWMVKCENYSDPTDWVPFVRRRKYIKRRLMIGADHFNRDPKKGLEFLQGTHLLPDKLDPQSVACFFRYTAGLDKNLVGDFLGNHDEFCVQVLHKFAGTFDFQDMNLDTALRLFLETFRLPGESQKIQRVLEAFSERYYEQSPLILANKDAALLLSYSLIMLNTDQHNVQVKKKMTEEDFIRNNRHINGGSDLPREFLSELYHSICKNEIRTTPEQGAGYPEMTPSRWIDLMHKSKKNAPFIVSDSRAYLDHDMFAIMSGPTIAAISVVFDHAEHEEVYQTCIDGFLAVAKISACHHLEDVLDDLVVSLCKFTTLLNPSSVEEPVLAFGDDAKARMATVTVFTIANRYGDYIRTGWRNILDCILRLHKLGLLPARVASDAADESEFSADTGPGKPISNSLSSVHIPSIGTPRRSSGLMGRFSQLLSLETEEPRSQPTEQQLAAHQRTLQTIQKCHIDSIFTESKFLQAESLLQLARALIWAAGRPQKGNSSPEDEDTAVFCLELLIAITLNNRDRIVLLWQGVYEHISSIVQSTVMPCALVEKAVFGLLRICQRLLPYKENLADELLRSLQLVLKLDARVADAYCEQITQEVSRLVKANASHIRSQLGWRTITSLLSITARHPEASESGFDALFFIMSEGTHLLPANYALCVDASRQFAESRVGQAERSICALDLMAGSVDCLARWAREAKQARNEEEVVKMSQDIGEMWFRLVQALRKVCLDQREDVRNHALSLLQKCLTGVDGIPLPHNLWLQCFDVVIFTMLDDLLEIAQGHSQKDYRNMEGTLILAMKLLSKVFLQLLPDLSQLTTFCKLWLGVLSRMEKYMKVKVRGKKSEKLQDQVPELLKNTLLVMNLKGVLVQRSALGGDSLWELTWLHVNNIAPTLQSEVFPDQISEQSETKQGENGGSLVSDETGTLLPTEMVSATGG from the exons ATGGGCCGTCTAAAGTTGCAAAGTGGAATCAAGGCAATTGAGGAAGAACCCGAGGACTGTGATGCAACCTATTCCAATAAAGCTACATTAGCATGCATCATCAATTCAGAAATAGGTTCTGTATTAGCGGTTATGAGGAGGAATGTTAGATGGGGAGGACGTTATACATCAGGTGATGATCAGCTGGAGCATTCTCTAATCCAGTCTTTAAAGGCATTACGCAAGCAAATCTTTTCATGGCAACATCAATGGCATACCATCAATCCTGCTGTATATCTCCAGCCATTTTTGGATGTGATTAGGTCGGATGAAACTGGTGCACCAATCACCGGTGTCGCTTTGTCATCTGTTTATAATATCTTAACACTTGATGTGATGGATCAGAACTCCGTAAATGTTGAAGAGGCTATGCACTTGTTAGTGGATGCAACCACTAGTTGCCGTTTTGAGGTGACTGATCCTGCATCAGAAGAAGTGGTACTGATGAAGATACTTCAGGTGCTTCTGGCTTGCATGAAGAGTAAAGCATCTGTTATGTTGAGTAATCAGCATGTTTGCACTATAGTGAATACATGTTTCCGTATAGTTCATCAAGCAGGAACAAAAGGTGAGTTGTTGCAGCGGATAGCTCGTCACACAATGCATGAACTCGTCAGATGTATTTTCTCACATCTTCCAGATGTTAATGACACTGAACGTGCTTTGCTAAATGGAAGCAATACTGTCACGCAAGAG ATCGCAGGGCTAAATAATGAGTATTCTTTTGGGAATAGACAATTGGAGAATGGCAATTTGAGTTCTGGGTATGATGGTCAACCATTATCCACAAATCCGGCCTCGAATTCTTCCTCAGGCCTAGTAGCATCTGtgattgatgaaaataaaatcgGGGATTCTACTGGGAAGGATGCTGTTCAATACGACTTGCATCTCATGACTGAGCCATATGGAGTCCCCTGCATGGTGGAAATATTTCACTTTCTATGTTCTTTGTTAAATATTTCTGAGCATATGGGAATGGGTCCCAGATCTAATACCATAGAATTTGATGAAGATGTGCCTTTTTTTGCCTTGGTTTTGATTAATTCAGCTATAGAGTTGGGTGGATCTTACATTCAGAATCACCCCAAGTTATTGAGTTTGGTTCAGGATGAATTGTTTCGGAATCTGATGCAATTTGGCCTATCAACAAGTCCAATTATTCTTTCAATGGTATGCAGCATTGTTCTTAATTTGTATCATCATCTGCGCACCGAACTTAAATTACAGCTTGaggctttcttttcttgtgtGATATTGAGGCTTGCACAAAGTAGATATGGAGCTTCTTATCAGCAGCAGGAGGTTGCCATGGAGGCTCTTGTTGACTTCTGCAGGCAGAAAACTTTCATGGTGGAGATGTACGCTAACTTAGATTGTGACATAACTTGCAGTAATGTCTTTGAAGAACTTGCTAATCTGCTGTCGAAAAGTGCATTCCCTGTCAATTGCCCTTTGTCTTCGATTCACATTCTTGCTTTGGATGGTCTTATTGCTGTTATTCAGGGAATGGCAGAGAGGGTAGGGAATGGATCAGTTAGTTCTGAGCATACTCCAGTGCATCTTGAAGAGTATACTCCATTCTGGATGGTGAAGTGCGAAAACTACAGTGATCCTACTGATTGGGTTCCATTTGTTCGCCGGAGGAAGTACATAAAGAGAAGGCTAATGATTGGAGCCGATCATTTTAACCGTGACCCGAAGAAAGGACTGGAGTTCCTCCAAGGAACACATCTCCTGCCTGACAAACTTGATCCGCAAAGTGTGGCCTGCTTTTTCAGGTACACTGCTGGGCTGGACAAGAATCTTGTTGGGGATTTTCTGGGAAATCATGATGAGTTTTGTGTTCAGGTTCTTCATAAATTTGCTGGTACCTTTGATTTCCAAGATATGAACTTGGATACTGCACTGCGACTTTTTTTGGAGACATTTCGGTTGCCTGGAGAATCTCAAAAGATACAAAGGGTTCTTGAAGCATTCTCAGAGAGATACTATGAGCAATCACCACTGATTCTAGCTAACAAGGATGCTGCTCTTCTGTTGTCTTATTCACTCATAATGCTCAATACAGATCAGCACAATGTTCaggtaaagaagaaaatgaccGAGGAGGATTTCATTCGGAATAATAGACACATCAATGGAGGCAGTGATCTTCCTCGAGAATTCCTGTCAGAGCTTTACCACTCAATATGCAAGAATGAGATCCGCACAACTCCAGAGCAAGGTGCTGGTTATCCTGAAATGACGCCAAGCCGGTGGATTGATTTAATGCACAAATCCAAGAAGAATGCTCCATTCATTGTGTCCGATTCCAGAGCCTACCTGGACCACGATATGTTTGCTATAATGTCAGGCCCTACAATTGCTGCTATCTCTGTGGTATTTGATCATGCAGAGCATGAAGAGGTTTACCAAACATGCATTGATGGATTTTTAGCTGTTGCAAAGATTTCAGCATGCCATCATCTTGAAGATGTCCTGGATGATTTGGTTGTGTCTCTTTGTAAGTTCACAACCCTTTTAAACCCATCATCTGTTGAGGAACCTGTGCTAGCCTTTGGTGATGATGCAAAAGCTAGAATGGCAACTGTGACAGTTTTCACAATTGCCAATAGGTATGGTGATTACATTCGCACAGGTTGGAGAAATATTTTGGACTGCATCTTAAGATTACACAAGCTTGGTCTTCTTCCGGCTCGTGTGGCCAGTGATGCAGCTGATGAGTCAGAGTTTTCTGCTGACACAGGTCCCGGAAAGCCTATATCAAATTCTCTATCCTCTGTCCATATACCTTCCATAGGTACTCCTAGGAGATCCTCTGGATTGATGGGTCGGTTTAGTCAGCTCTTATCTCTTGAAACAGAGGAGCCGAGATCACAGCCTACTGAACAACAACTTGCTGCTCATCAGCGCACCCTTCAGACAATTCAAAAGTGCCACATTgacagcatatttaccgagaGCAAGTTTTTGCAAGCTGAATCCCTGTTACAGCTTGCACGAGCACTGATTTGGGCTGCTGGCCGACCCCAAAAAGGGAACAGCTCTCCTGAGGATGAAGATACAGCAGTTTTCTGTTTGGAGTTGCTGATTGCTATTACCCTAAATAATAGGGATAGGATTGTGCTTCTATGGCAGGGGGTGTATGAGCACATATCCAGCATCGTTCAGTCAACTGTGATGCCTTGTGCTCTGGTAGAGAAGGCTGTTTTTGGACTTCTTCGGATTTGCCAGAGGCTACTTCCCTATAAGGAGAACCTTGCTGATGAACTTTTGAGGTCACTGCAGCTTGTGTTGAAGCTTGATGCTCGGGTTGCTGACGCTTACTGCGAGCAAATTACACAGGAAGTCAGTCGCCTTGTGAAAGCGAATGCCTCACACATCAGATCCCAGCTGGGGTGGCGCACAATTACATCCTTGCTCTCCATCACAGCCCGGCACCCGGAGGCTTCTGAGTCGGGGTTTGATGCACTGTTCTTCATTATGTCTGAGGGAACCCACTTGTTGCCAGCCAATTATGCTCTCTGCGTTGATGCTTCACGGCAGTTTGCTGAATCTCGTGTTGGGCAGGCAGAGCGATCTATATGCGCACTTGATCTTATGGCGGGTTCTGTTGATTGTTTAGCAAGGTGGGCCCGTGAGGCTAAGCAAGCCAGGAATGAGGAGGAAGTGGTGAAAATGTCTCAGGATATTGGGGAAATGTGGTTCCGGCTTGTTCAGGCACTGAGAAAAGTTTGTTTGGACCAGAGAGAAGATGTTAGGAACCATGCTTTGTCATTGTTGCAGAAGTGCTTGACAGGAGTGGATGGGATCCCTCTTCCACATAATCTGTGGTTACAGTGCTTTGATGTGGTGATCTTCACAATGCTTGATGACTTGCTTGAAATTGCACAGGGACACTCCCAGAAGGACTACCGCAACATGGAAGGCACACTTATCCTTGCCATGAAACTCTTGTCGAAAGTGTTTTTACAGCTACTACCTGACTTATCACAGCTAACAACTTTCTGCAAACTATGGCTGGGTGTTCTCAGCCGAATGGAAAAATACATGAAGGTGAAAGttagagggaaaaaaagtgaGAAGCTTCAGGACCAAGTACCTGAGCTTCTGAAGAACACCTTGCTTGTGATGAATTTAAAGGGAGTGCTTGTACAAAGGAGCGCTCTAGGAGGAGATAGCTTGTGGGAGCTGACATGGCTACATGTCAATAACATTGCTCCAACCTTGCAATCCGAGGTTTTCCCTGATCAAATTTCAGAGCAGTCAGAGACTAAGCAGGGTGAAAATGGGGGAAGTCTAGTTTCTGATGAAACGGGTACCCTACTTCCAACTGAAATGGTGTCTGCAACTGGAGGTTAG